Within the Miscanthus floridulus cultivar M001 chromosome 17, ASM1932011v1, whole genome shotgun sequence genome, the region TTATGGTTTCATTAACTCTGATGACATTTTTAAGAGTTTCACTCATAACTGTACCTACTTTCATTGACAGGTTCAGAAATCTGTGCAGGTCGTTCAGGAGAAGCAAGAGTTTGCTGAAACTCAGAAAGAAATGAGCAAACTTCAGATACATGAGGATTCTGCACAAAAGAGTGAAGGTACTGCCCCATCAGTTTTCATGACTAGAGAAAATGAGGTTGCCCTTGTGCCGTTGCACCAAGTAAATGCTGTTCAGTCTCCTGCTGTGCAATTCCAAAGTTGCAGTGGCCTTATTCTACAGCAACTGGTACCAGTACAAGACCACCAGCGCTCGAACCAAACTGCAGTGTATTGTATGCGAGGCCAAAGTCACCCGGAGCACAGACAGGCCCAAATGTTCCAAGCTGCTGCTCAATCTGTGCAGACACACACTCGGAAAACTCAGCCACACACAGTAGTTGAGGTACCTCAGGTTAGCAGTCAGGCACCAGAGTTTTACCCTCAACCGCAGCATCAGTGGCAACATCAAACCGGTCAGCAGGTTCAGTCCCAGGCAAGGCAACCACAACCACAGGTggtacagcagcagcagtacagCAATATCCAGCAAGGTCCAGCACAGATGATTCAGCTGCAAACGTCCTCTCCACATGCTCATAGCACACCACAGGTCACACTAGTATATCCTCCATATGGCGCTCATCAGTCTGCATGTGGTAACGCTGAGGCACGCACCGGAGGCATGGTCGTGCCGCCTTCATACTCTACAATTTCCTCATCCCAGCAGAAGCACCATGAAGCTGCTCCTATTTATGTGCAAAGCAACACAGTTTCTGTTCCATTGGCGGAGCAGCATCAGCAACTTCATTCACTCAACAATGGCTCATTTGTACCTCAGCCAAGCAAAGTTAATCCATGTGGTGTCGCATCATATGCGGTACAAGGGAATGCACAGACCTACAGCCCTGCTTATGGAAGCCCTTCCAGCAATCCTGCTACTATTGTTGCTGTCCTTAATCAACAAGCACATTGCAGTGCTCCCATGGTGCTTCATCACTTGGGACCTCAGTCGGTGCAGAACCATCCAGTAGACATTGCTGAAAAGGTTGCTCGGATGGGTTACTCAAAGGATCAAGCTGAGGGCCTTGCACTCCGCATGGTGGCTGCAGGCCAGCCTGCAGAATATAACCACCTGCATGATAGGTTGAGCTCTGTTGGCCATGGGGTAGCTCCTCATGCATGGTCTGGATAGTTAAGAACGACAAATGCAGCTGTCACGCTTACTCATGAGTTGTTTGTGTGATATATCTCGGTAGGTACTTCATTATCGTTGGAAATCTTCAGGTATTTCCTCTGGCATCTTTTTATCAGCCAGGATTACATATTCACCAGCTTATTTTTTCTAGCTGGAGGATCGAGATGAAATAAGACTGTTTAGATTAGTTAAAATGATGCTGTCATATGTCCTACCTTTTAATGGACATATGTGCTTGTAACCCGTGGACTTGCACACGCACGTTTGcaatataaaaatatatgataATTTGTTGGTTGTTACTACTTTCTTATGAAGTGTTGAGCTCGTTCATCTGCTCAGACGCCAGTTGAATTGTCATATGTGAAACATACGATAATTTGAGTTGTGAGAAAGAGATGGATGTGAAGTTGAATTGACTTGATTTTGAAATAAAATCAATTGAATTGCGAGTTTGCGGGGATGATATCATGAGTCGGATACCTGCGACCTTCATATCAGGGGATGATATCATGAGTTTGCGGGGTTGTTACTACTTTCTTATGAAGTGTTGAGCTCGTTCCAGCAGTTTCTATGAGCTGGGATTTTTATTTGGTATAATTGTGGAGTCATGATAATTGACTGCCGACCAATCTCTCCTACCTCTGCTGATACCTGCGACCTTCGGCTTGCATCGCGGCACGCCGTGTC harbors:
- the LOC136517363 gene encoding uncharacterized protein isoform X1 yields the protein MASPARPAAASVSGAFGLSLDPKRCSFDQALRQKDFQENRLLMSFVNFHEQEKISKEKIVTDAIESCMKKQADNLLNSLEVISGRLSQLELYCYKLERSIGELRSDVMDYHNEANLNFQCLEKQVKEVQKSVQVVQEKQEFAETQKEMSKLQIHEDSAQKSEGTAPSVFMTRENEVALVPLHQVNAVQSPAVQFQSCSGLILQQLVPVQDHQRSNQTAVYCMRGQSHPEHRQAQMFQAAAQSVQTHTRKTQPHTVVEVPQVSSQAPEFYPQPQHQWQHQTGQQVQSQARQPQPQVVQQQQYSNIQQGPAQMIQLQTSSPHAHSTPQVTLVYPPYGAHQSACGNAEARTGGMVVPPSYSTISSSQQKHHEAAPIYVQSNTVSVPLAEQHQQLHSLNNGSFVPQPSKVNPCGVASYAVQGNAQTYSPAYGSPSSNPATIVAVLNQQAHCSAPMVLHHLGPQSVQNHPVDIAEKVARMGYSKDQAEGLALRMVAAGQPAEYNHLHDRLSSVGHGVAPHAWSG
- the LOC136517363 gene encoding uncharacterized protein isoform X2 codes for the protein MASPARPAAASVSGAFGLSLDPKRCSFDQALRQKDFQENRLLMSFVNFHEQEKISKEKIVTDAIESCMKKQADNLLNSLEVISGRLSQLELYCYKLERSIGELRSDVMDYHNEANLNFQCLEKQVKEVVQEKQEFAETQKEMSKLQIHEDSAQKSEGTAPSVFMTRENEVALVPLHQVNAVQSPAVQFQSCSGLILQQLVPVQDHQRSNQTAVYCMRGQSHPEHRQAQMFQAAAQSVQTHTRKTQPHTVVEVPQVSSQAPEFYPQPQHQWQHQTGQQVQSQARQPQPQVVQQQQYSNIQQGPAQMIQLQTSSPHAHSTPQVTLVYPPYGAHQSACGNAEARTGGMVVPPSYSTISSSQQKHHEAAPIYVQSNTVSVPLAEQHQQLHSLNNGSFVPQPSKVNPCGVASYAVQGNAQTYSPAYGSPSSNPATIVAVLNQQAHCSAPMVLHHLGPQSVQNHPVDIAEKVARMGYSKDQAEGLALRMVAAGQPAEYNHLHDRLSSVGHGVAPHAWSG